One segment of Pangasianodon hypophthalmus isolate fPanHyp1 chromosome 10, fPanHyp1.pri, whole genome shotgun sequence DNA contains the following:
- the srrm1 gene encoding serine/arginine repetitive matrix protein 1 isoform X2 encodes MDAGFFRGTSAEQDNRFSNKHKKLLKQLKFAECLEKKVDMTKVNLEVIKPWITQRVTEILGFEDDVVVEFVFNQLEEKNPDGKMMQINLTGFLNGKNAREFMKDLWPLLLSAQENIAGIPSAFLEQKKEEIKLRQESLAVMKKVDEDKKDRESKEKAQSRSPKRRKSRSPAKRERKRSHSRSPRRKPSPPALPLPSPPSHKPEPQPEPDQSESSKPEPLIQEASSTSDLANEAKPDSVSEVPKDVSPEKPAKTEDKPKPRDRDRDREKDGRRDRPRHRTRSRSPRPRRRHRSRSRSYSPRRKPSPRRRVSPRRRSPPRRPPPSRHRRSRSPARRRRSRSRSSSGSSSSRSPHKRPAKRSSVTPPRKQPRRTDTSSSPSRRRRSPSGSNRRPAGRNESPSPAPKPRRSDLSESEEDKLGKGAAVDSVQQRRQYRRQNQQSSSETGSSSSSSEDEGPRRPGRGPPARNGDIRRRRSRSPVSPRRRHRDASPRKRRSPSPRRHRSPSPRRRRSPSPPPRRRSPSPPPRRYSPPIQRRYSPSPVPAHKRRASPSPAPPKRSSPRSSSSPPPRSRRSPPMSSSGRQGSPQGRYPPAGSSPQRRGQSPAHGRAIRRVSRTPEPRNTQRGSQSPRPMRRQSSRSRSASPDRFPASSAAASGSLKRPAPASASPSPSPARSASGSPPPPPPAKKASSASPSPSPNKNSDADGGKKKKKKKEKKHKKEKKHKKHKKHKKEKGSAAPSGEGQENARMEEEHESDQKKRVK; translated from the exons ATGGACGCGGGATTTTTCCGC GGCACCAGCGCGGAGCAGGATAACCGCTTCAGTAACAAACATAAGAAGTTGCTGAAGCAGCTGAAGTTTGCAGAATGTCTGGAGAAAAAG GTGGACATGACCAAAGTAAACCTGGAGGTCATCAAGCCGTGGATCACGCAGCGCGTCACGGAGATCCTCGGCTTCGAGGACGACGTCGTCGTGGAGTTCGTCTTCAACCAGCTGGAGGAGAAG aatCCTGACGGTAAGATGATGCAGATTAACTTGACCGGTTTCCTGAACGGGAAGAACGCACGCGAGTTCATGAAGGACCTCTGGCCCCTGCTGCTGAGCGCCCAGGAGAACATCGCCGGAATCCCGTCTGCCTTTCTCGAGCAGAAGAAAGAGGAGATCAAGCTCAGACAG GAGTCCCTGGCAGTTATGAAAAAGGTAGACGAAGATAAGAAAGACCGAGAGAGCAAAGAGAAAGCTCAGTCCAGGAGTCCCAAACG GAGAAAATCTCGTTCACCGGCGAAGCGCGAAAGGAAACGCAGCCACTCTCGCTCGCCTCGACGCAAACCCAGCCCACCGGCTCTGCCCCTGCCCAGTCCACCCAGTCACAAACCCGAGCCTCAGCCCGAGCCCGACCAATCAGAGAGCTCCAAACCAGAACCGCTGATCCAGGAGGCTTCCTCTACCAG CGATTTGGCAAACGAAGCAAAGCCGGATTCGGTGTCCGAGGTTCCCAAGGACGTGTCTCCGGAGAAACCTGCAAAGACAGAAGACAAACCGAAACCGAGAGATAGAGACCGGGACCGGGAGAAAGACGGACGCCGAGATCGTCCACGCCATCGCACGCGGTCTCGCTCGCCCCGCCCCCGGCGGCGCCATCGATCACGCTCTAG GTCATACTCGCCCCGGCGCAAACCGAGCCCGAGGAGACGCGTGTCCCCCAGACGCAGGAGTCCCCCCAGACGGCCGCCTCCTTCCAGACACAGGCGCAGCCGCTCACCTGCACGCAG GAGGCGTTCGCGTTCTCGCTCGTCTTCAGGCAGCTCGTCCTCGCGCTCGCCTCATAAGAGGCCCGCTAAACGCAGCTCCGTCACACCACCCAGGAAACAACCACGCCGCACTGATACGTCCTCCAGCCCCAGCAGGAGGCGCCGCAGCCCCTCAG GTTCGAATCGGCGACCCGCTGGAAGAAACGAGTCGCCGTCTCCTGCTCCTAAACCCAGACGATCAGACCTGtcagaatcag AGGAGGATAAGTTGGGGAAGGGCGCGGCGGTCGATTCCGTCCAGCAGCGACGGCAGTATCGCAGGCAGAATCAGCAGTCGTCTTCag AGACTggatcatcatcctcatcctcagaGGACGAAGGGCCGAGGAGGCCAGGCAGAGGGCCGCCGGCAAGGAATGGCGACATCAGGAGGAGGCGGAGTCGCTCACCCGTGTCACCTAGGAGACGGCACAGGGATGCGTCGCCAAG aaagAGACGTTCTCCTTCTCCTCGACGTCACCGCTCGCCTTCACCCAGACGACGTAGGTCTCCATCGCCTCCACCCAGACGCAG GTCGCCCTCGCCGCCTCCTCGCCGCTATTCCCCGCCCATCCAGCGGCGCTACAGCCCCTCGCCCGTTCCCGCTCATAAGAGACGCGCTTCTCCTTCGCCCGCTCCTCCGAAGCGCAGCAGTCCTCGCTCGTCTTCCTCTCCCCCTCCACGCTCACGCCGTAGCCCGCCGATGTCCTCCTCGGGGCGTCAGGGCAGCCCACAGGGCAGATACCCGCCCGCGGGGTCGTCGCCTCAGCGCCGGGGGCAGTCTCCCGCTCACGGCCGAGCCATCCGCAGGGTGTCGCGTACACCTGAGCCACGCAACACGCAGAG AGGGTCTCAGAGCCCACGGCCAATGAGAAGACAGTCATCCCGTTCGCGCTCTGCCTCTCCCGATCGTTTCCCAGCATCCTCAGCGGCAGCTTCCGGGTCTCTCAAGCGGCCGGCTCCTGCGTCTGCGTCCCCGTCTCCTTCTCCCGCCCGCTCGGCCAGCggctctcctcctcctccacctccggCCAAGAAGGCCAGCAGCGCCTCGCCAAGCCCCTCCCCCAATAAG